A window of Oryza glaberrima chromosome 2, OglaRS2, whole genome shotgun sequence genomic DNA:
gggaggaggaagaagggaaggagaaagagaggatgacgtgtgggtcccacaatatttcttttgtgaatgacaaatgggtctcacatatttttttttaattccaataCTCCATTCgttcaaaaatataacaatttttagcatTCAAAGTTTGTCCAAAAGTATATAACTTTTTCACCTACATCcattctcaaccaatcataaccttTCACCATTCAAATTCTTCACATACttcctcttctcaaccaatcacaaccctcttcCATTTAATCAAACCTACTTTTTTAATGCTCGTGCCCAagcctaaaacttcttatatttgaggacggaggtagtatcacaTAAGCGTCACGTCAACGTCACGTaagatgaagaccaagtcaatgCCGCTACGTAGTCACCACGTCAAGGAAACCACCCTccaaccgccgagggagtcaaattgcaccggttttaatagttaggaCTTAGGAGGGTCAACATATCTGATATTGTGGTTTaaggatacgaatcagattaTGCCACTAGGTAAGGgaatcaaagtgaacttatttccttACTCTACTATGCATGTGGGCCGTCAAGTAGCCACGGTTCAAGCGAGAATGCTGTTCGGCGATCGATCACCCTGGGGATGGGgcagcgatcgatcccctcccccctccctccctccacccctccacctggtttcctttttttccaccgcattactttcctattttagtaaatttatacacctaaagtttatagatccaaagtttataagtcaaaagtttacatacccggttcaaatttgaatttgaattatatccgattcaaatttgaatttgaattcaaatattttctatatatagtatttctatacatctaaagtttatacacctaaagtttatagacccaaagtttataagttaaaagtttacatacctgattcaaatttgaatttgaattcaaattttttttatatagtatttctatacataaatttttctaacttttgtttttttaaaaaaattgtgtggtgtAATAcagtagaaagagaagaaggggaggaggaaggggacaagagggaggagtatagggggaggggggaaacCGATCGCTAGGCAATCgccctggcgatcgatcgcccattagcctcCCCCGGTTCAAGTGGcctccatgattttttttttggtatgaaATCTGCTTCACAAGGAAATTAGTAAAATACTATACTCCTGCGTTAAATATGATTCAAATCTATAATTTCATGTTTGCTGTAAATGAGTACTAAGTCTGATTTTCCAATAATGCTATATGGGTTTTCTCCCCCATGAACTTATAAATGTCACTCTTGCACGATGCGTGGGGAGTAGGCAGGAGAGCACGTAGGCACGTACTAGAGCGAAGGGTCGCACGAGGGGATGTTCTGTTTCACGTGCGGACGTTTGCACGCGGCACAAACACATTTGTGATTATTCACAATGTACACCCATTTAAAGGAGGTGGCAATTTATTGAGGAAAGAATTGGAATATAGCCGGAAGTACATTAAAGAGTCGATTTTCATGATCAATCGCATTGAATTTAGAATTTATTACATTGATCAGTTTCCTTTTGAATGTCCTTTCTCTTCTATAAATCTCAGTGTACCTGGAGGAGCCAAACCACAAAAAAGCATCATTAGCTTCTCCCCGGCCTGAGAATTCCCGATGCATCCCATCATCGCTAcactcctcctcgccgccgcaatAGCCCCCGGTCTCACGGTGGGTTCCCCATCTCTCATCAACGAGACATGCACCGCAACTTCCAACTATGGCTACTGCTTAGGCGTGCTCTCGGCTGATCCGGCAGGCGCCTCCGCCATGGACAAGCGTGgcctcgccatcgccgaggCCAACATCACGATGCGCAACGTGACGTCCACGGTACGCGTCCTCACCGAGCTGGTAGAGGAGCTCAAGCTCTGCATCAAGTACTACCAGGACATGGACGATCTCGTGGCCAGCGCCATCGACGACCTGTGTGTCGGGCGCCCCGCCGTTACCTCGTTCTACAAACTGCACCGGGCCTCGGACGAGCCCGGCAACTGTGATATAATGTTGTTTGAGGGAAGCGCCCACAAGAACCCGGTGAGCTCGGAGAACATGTACAACGAGGCCATTTCAAAGTTAACCAGCGACATCGTGTACCAGTTGGTACATTAATACAATTAGCCTAAGTTGCATGGATAggtccacctccccctcctcctccttaatCTTACTCTACCCATGTATTGTATTGGGAGGCTGTGGGTAGCATCATGCCATTTCCAGGCATCAGCTAATACAGTTTGCTGGCAAGGCTGCGTCTGATTGTTTCTATGAATTCTGTTGCTATTGTTGTGCTTAACAAAATGTGAAATGCCCATAGTCCATATTTGGGGGTGGGTGGGTTCTGATGCGCGACTGTTCGGAGCCCCAAAAAGATACTGCTGAGAATTTGAGAGATCTCGGCCACTCCAGCTTTTGCGAATCTCCGCTACAGTCGCCTCGTTCTTTCTTcgacccctcttcctcctctccggtgGATCACCGCCAGCGATGGATGAAAGGGGGGGTCGGATGTCTCTTCTCATCTAGTAGTGTAAGTAGTAGTCTTGCTTTCTCGTTTGGTCAGGTCGTCGTGTTAGTTCGAGTTCTTCTCGTTATCACCCATCTTTTACTGCTCAAGGTGTCTGTCGGCTTCGACGCTCCTCATCCTGGTGGTGTGGTGAGCATCACCGGTTTTTTAGCCAGTGATTGGTCACCTCTTTGCCGGGTTTCTTCTCCCAGCCGTTGGATGAGATACTTTTAGATCTGGGAAAAAAAGGTTGCGCCAACCTTTCTTGATTTCTCCGACGAGTTCTATACAAAGGAGGTGGTCTTCTTCTTGACCTCCAGCGAAGATCAATTACACGGCTGAAGGTTTCAAGTTTTGCTGAGATGGTCTCAACCTCCCATGCGTGGAGGCCCTAATCGGGGATGCCCCTCAGTTTCTTTTGCAGTTAGTGGTGTTACTCTTGCTATCCTTGCCAGTGGTATGGATGGGGCTAGCTTCTTTGGATGATTTGCTTTGGCGTCAACCCCTATCAAAACTTCTGGTGGGTTTCTTATTCGACTagctttttagataatggaatataatatcctggcctttgctcaaaaagagctacagccaattattacaaagttccACTCCAGAAGAGAGTGTAGTTCAAGACAAGTTGAACACACCAAACAGAAAAAGAGAGGACCCAAActaagaaaagcaaaacaaaaggtGGAGCTAGAAGGCCTCGTCAAAGCCTAGGACTGAAGTTCGAAGCCAATGCATAGACCCTTGACAATCCTTGCACGAAGAGGTTTCTCCAAAGCGGTGCCCCCAAGGAGGACGCGATGtggatcgccgccaccgctcgttcGGAAGgaagcaaggttttcacccggagaatATGGTTAGGAAAGGAGAGGGGTAATCTAAAACGACGCCTCCAAGGACGGGAATGATGCCaaacggcgtcgccgtcgtcagccAGCCAAACGGCTCGGCAAGGCTTTCGCCCGCGATTCCCTGTCTAAACCCACACCACCAATCCGCACAAGAAGGAT
This region includes:
- the LOC127761502 gene encoding putative invertase inhibitor: MHPIIATLLLAAAIAPGLTVGSPSLINETCTATSNYGYCLGVLSADPAGASAMDKRGLAIAEANITMRNVTSTVRVLTELVEELKLCIKYYQDMDDLVASAIDDLCVGRPAVTSFYKLHRASDEPGNCDIMLFEGSAHKNPVSSENMYNEAISKLTSDIVYQLVH